The following coding sequences lie in one Hyphobacterium sp. CCMP332 genomic window:
- the mreD gene encoding rod shape-determining protein MreD: MRPPIDTRPPYGLMVWAVLSLILALAFYAAPLRIANGPDLMPMLPLMTLFIWSTVRPRFIPPIVIFVIGILNDVLTGGVLGVWALAYLVSLTIARSRDEDGPTREFGPVWIRFLVVLAIAIPVAWSAGSLAIGQPAPVRPLLIEGVASALMFPLLAFVFIRRRNLRGTFGS; encoded by the coding sequence ATGAGACCGCCAATCGATACGCGGCCGCCCTATGGCCTGATGGTCTGGGCGGTGCTCAGCCTGATCCTCGCACTGGCCTTTTATGCCGCACCGCTGCGCATCGCCAACGGGCCGGATCTGATGCCGATGCTGCCGCTCATGACGCTTTTTATCTGGTCGACGGTGCGGCCGCGATTCATTCCGCCGATTGTGATATTCGTGATCGGTATATTGAATGATGTGTTGACGGGCGGGGTTCTGGGTGTGTGGGCGCTGGCCTATCTGGTCTCGCTGACCATTGCCCGGTCGCGCGATGAGGATGGCCCGACGCGGGAATTCGGTCCGGTCTGGATCCGTTTCCTTGTCGTGCTGGCCATTGCCATACCTGTGGCCTGGAGTGCGGGCAGTCTGGCCATTGGTCAGCCAGCGCCGGTGCGGCCCTTGTTGATCGAGGGCGTCGCGTCCGCGCTCATGTTCCCGCTTCTGGCCTTCGTGTTTATTCGCCGCCGCAATCTGCGCGGCACCTTCGGGTCTTGA
- a CDS encoding DUF4440 domain-containing protein produces MPISFVFAGALALSMMQNADVAVAQAMRTDREFAAYAAENGIAAGFRLYAADDARLIQPNIDDIVGPDAIYSSREGATGLLHWEPRGGYAGDAGDFAVTYGDWSYHPDGNRDTAPAVTGNYVSAWRLGPEGWQYVLDTGVSNSRETPAAEE; encoded by the coding sequence ATGCCAATATCTTTTGTTTTTGCGGGCGCTTTGGCGCTGTCGATGATGCAGAATGCCGACGTGGCCGTCGCGCAGGCCATGCGCACTGATCGTGAATTTGCCGCCTATGCTGCCGAGAACGGCATTGCGGCAGGGTTTCGGCTCTATGCAGCCGATGATGCCCGCCTGATCCAGCCGAATATCGATGACATTGTCGGTCCCGATGCCATCTATTCGTCACGCGAAGGCGCAACGGGGTTGCTGCACTGGGAGCCGCGCGGCGGATATGCGGGAGATGCCGGAGATTTCGCCGTCACTTACGGTGACTGGAGCTACCATCCCGACGGAAATCGCGACACCGCGCCGGCCGTAACCGGCAATTACGTCTCCGCCTGGCGTCTCGGGCCGGAGGGATGGCAATATGTGCTGGATACCGGTGTGTCCAATTCCCGCGAAACACCCGCGGCGGAAGAATAG
- a CDS encoding class I SAM-dependent methyltransferase, with protein MNPDSVKGFLDPEEGAALARYAVGTAHLGPFLEIGGYCGKSALYLGTAAREAGTILFSIDHHRGSEEHQPGEEYFDPELYDDIAGAVDTLPVFRRTIHAAGLEDHVVPLVGKSGAIARYWSTPLGFVFIDGGHSMPAAQTDYDGWAPKVAPGGKLAIHDVFPDPADGGRPPYEIWKQAVESGDFEPVERIRTLEVLRRVASD; from the coding sequence ATGAATCCGGATTCGGTCAAAGGGTTTCTCGACCCTGAAGAAGGTGCTGCGCTCGCGCGCTATGCGGTCGGCACCGCGCATCTTGGGCCGTTTCTGGAAATTGGCGGCTATTGCGGCAAGTCAGCGCTCTATCTGGGAACTGCCGCGCGCGAAGCCGGCACGATTCTGTTTTCCATCGACCACCATCGCGGATCTGAAGAACATCAGCCCGGTGAGGAATATTTCGATCCCGAACTCTATGACGACATCGCGGGAGCTGTGGATACGCTGCCGGTCTTCCGGCGGACGATCCATGCCGCCGGGCTGGAAGATCATGTCGTTCCTCTGGTCGGCAAGTCGGGCGCGATCGCGCGCTATTGGTCGACGCCTCTGGGGTTCGTCTTCATCGACGGTGGACATTCCATGCCTGCTGCCCAGACCGATTATGACGGCTGGGCACCGAAAGTCGCACCCGGCGGCAAGCTCGCCATTCACGATGTCTTCCCCGACCCGGCCGATGGCGGACGTCCGCCCTATGAAATCTGGAAGCAGGCCGTTGAATCGGGTGATTTCGAACCGGTGGAGCGGATCAGGACGCTTGAGGTTTTGCGTCGCGTCGCTTCGGACTGA
- a CDS encoding rod shape-determining protein — protein MFNSLFGLPFADIAIDLGTANTLVYVKGRGVVLNEPSVVAYKIEKGRKHVQAVGAEAKMMLGKTPGNVEAIRPMRDGVIADFDVAEEMIRYFVRKVHNRQSFVSPQVVICVPSGATAVERRAIHESARLAGARKVFLIDEPMAAAVGAGLPIDEPTGSMIVDIGGGTTEVAVMSLSGIVYSRSVRVGGDKMDEAIINYIRRSANLLIGETSAERIKKEIGSAMPPPKGEGLTLEIKGRDLMNGVPREIAVTEAMIADALSEPVEQIVEAVKQALEATPPELAADIVDKGIVLTGGGALLRNLDTELRERTGLPVSLADEPLSCVVMGCGKAVENLKLWRPILSEAV, from the coding sequence ATGTTCAATAGTCTCTTTGGTCTTCCTTTCGCCGATATCGCCATCGATCTCGGAACAGCCAACACGCTTGTCTACGTCAAGGGACGCGGCGTGGTGCTGAATGAGCCATCTGTGGTGGCCTACAAGATTGAGAAGGGCCGGAAACACGTTCAGGCCGTCGGGGCAGAAGCCAAGATGATGCTGGGCAAGACCCCCGGCAATGTCGAAGCGATTCGTCCGATGCGGGACGGCGTTATCGCTGATTTCGACGTCGCCGAGGAGATGATCCGCTATTTCGTGCGCAAAGTGCACAACCGGCAGAGCTTTGTCTCGCCGCAGGTCGTCATCTGCGTGCCCTCCGGCGCGACCGCTGTTGAGCGCCGCGCCATCCATGAATCGGCGCGTCTGGCCGGGGCCCGCAAGGTCTTCCTGATCGACGAGCCAATGGCGGCCGCTGTCGGCGCGGGCCTGCCCATCGACGAACCCACCGGTTCGATGATTGTGGATATCGGCGGCGGCACGACGGAAGTCGCTGTAATGTCGCTGTCGGGGATCGTTTATTCGCGGTCCGTGCGCGTCGGCGGCGACAAGATGGATGAAGCCATCATCAATTATATCCGCCGCTCGGCCAATTTGCTGATTGGCGAGACGTCCGCAGAGCGGATCAAAAAGGAAATCGGCTCGGCCATGCCGCCGCCGAAAGGCGAGGGGCTAACGCTTGAAATCAAGGGGCGCGACCTCATGAATGGTGTGCCGCGCGAGATTGCCGTGACCGAGGCGATGATTGCCGATGCGCTGTCCGAGCCGGTCGAACAGATTGTGGAAGCGGTCAAACAGGCGCTGGAAGCCACTCCGCCGGAACTGGCCGCTGACATTGTCGACAAGGGCATTGTTCTGACCGGTGGCGGCGCGCTGCTTCGTAATCTCGATACCGAACTGCGTGAACGGACCGGCCTGCCGGTGAGCCTCGCAGACGAACCTCTGTCCTGCGTTGTGATGGGCTGCGGCAAGGCGGTAGAAAACCTCAAGCTTTGGCGGCCTATACTGTCCGAGGCAGTTTAG
- the mrdA gene encoding penicillin-binding protein 2 yields the protein MKSDRQEQQLKFTRRALMMGAGGAAVFTALGARLYQLQVIQTERYRVLSEDNQFNFLLTAPSRGRILDRFGVPIADNRDSYRVVMIPEQAGDAEEALARLGGIIEITPEQRDRILRNVSRAPRFRPVTIRDDLDWGSFAAINLQTPDLPGIIPEVAEIRNYPSGPAFAHILGYVQPASEADAGDDPLLRHPGFRIGRTGAESAREETLRGAAGSLKVEVNAFGRVIRELPEQSNPATPGEDVRLTIDADVQRFAHERLEGESAASVAMDVETGDLLALASTPGFDPNLFVTGISQTDFNALNQNEYRPLYNKALQGTYPPASTFKAVVALAALEAGVVNTTERVSCTGSIQLGNREFHCWRRQGHGRVNLRDAVKTSCDVFFYEMAQRLGIDRIAGAARDFGLGSAPDIGLAGVSRGIVPDEQWKLSRYGQRWSQGETLITAIGQGFMLASPLQMAVMTARLASGRSVSPRLYQDRPMDQGQALVQNVEHLEVVRDALRAVVHEPGGTSYYTLGGLGVDGVEMAGKTGSAQVYSISAAEREAGVRTQDELPWRLRDHGMFVCYAPADRPRYVVATVVEHGGGGSRAAARPARDILRFLIERDPSGAGPFGPDSGGGQPT from the coding sequence ATGAAGTCGGATCGTCAGGAACAACAGCTCAAATTCACCCGCCGCGCCCTGATGATGGGGGCGGGGGGAGCGGCTGTTTTCACGGCGCTTGGCGCACGATTGTATCAGTTGCAGGTTATCCAGACGGAGCGGTATCGCGTTCTGTCGGAAGACAATCAGTTCAATTTCCTGCTCACCGCCCCGTCGAGAGGGCGCATTCTGGACCGCTTCGGTGTGCCCATTGCCGACAATCGCGACAGCTATCGTGTGGTCATGATCCCCGAACAGGCCGGCGATGCCGAAGAAGCGCTCGCTCGCCTGGGCGGTATCATCGAGATCACGCCCGAGCAACGCGACCGCATTCTCCGCAATGTCAGCCGCGCCCCGCGCTTTCGTCCCGTGACCATCCGCGATGATCTCGATTGGGGCAGTTTCGCCGCGATCAATCTTCAGACGCCGGACTTGCCGGGCATAATTCCCGAGGTCGCAGAAATCCGCAATTATCCCTCCGGGCCGGCCTTCGCGCACATACTCGGTTATGTGCAACCGGCCTCAGAGGCTGATGCTGGCGATGATCCGCTTTTGCGCCATCCCGGCTTTCGTATCGGCCGGACGGGCGCGGAATCCGCGCGCGAGGAGACGCTGCGCGGCGCGGCCGGCTCCCTCAAGGTGGAAGTCAATGCATTCGGGCGCGTCATTCGCGAGCTGCCGGAACAGTCCAACCCCGCCACGCCGGGCGAGGATGTGCGTTTGACGATTGATGCGGATGTCCAGCGATTTGCTCACGAGCGGCTGGAAGGCGAAAGCGCGGCCTCCGTCGCCATGGATGTCGAGACGGGTGATCTCCTGGCTCTCGCCTCGACGCCCGGATTTGACCCCAACCTGTTCGTCACCGGTATTTCGCAAACCGATTTCAACGCGCTGAATCAGAACGAATATCGACCGCTTTATAACAAGGCACTACAGGGTACCTATCCGCCCGCATCAACTTTCAAGGCGGTCGTGGCTTTGGCTGCGCTCGAGGCCGGCGTCGTCAACACGACCGAGCGCGTATCCTGCACGGGCAGTATCCAGCTGGGAAATCGCGAATTCCACTGCTGGCGCCGGCAGGGGCATGGCCGGGTCAATCTCCGTGATGCTGTGAAGACGTCATGCGATGTCTTCTTCTATGAGATGGCACAGCGGCTGGGCATTGATCGTATCGCTGGTGCCGCACGTGACTTTGGCCTCGGCTCGGCACCGGATATCGGGTTGGCCGGCGTTTCCCGCGGCATTGTGCCGGACGAGCAATGGAAACTCTCGCGCTATGGCCAGCGCTGGTCACAAGGCGAAACGCTGATTACGGCGATCGGGCAGGGCTTCATGCTGGCTTCGCCGCTGCAAATGGCCGTGATGACGGCGCGTTTGGCTTCAGGCCGGTCGGTCAGTCCGCGCCTTTATCAGGACCGGCCCATGGATCAGGGACAGGCACTTGTTCAGAACGTGGAGCATCTGGAGGTGGTGCGCGATGCCTTGCGGGCTGTGGTCCATGAACCGGGTGGGACGTCCTATTACACCCTGGGCGGACTGGGCGTCGACGGCGTGGAGATGGCCGGCAAGACGGGTTCTGCGCAGGTGTATTCCATCAGCGCCGCCGAACGCGAGGCGGGCGTCCGGACGCAGGATGAATTGCCATGGCGGCTGCGCGATCACGGCATGTTCGTCTGCTATGCGCCTGCGGATCGACCGCGATATGTAGTGGCCACAGTTGTGGAACATGGCGGCGGCGGATCTCGCGCGGCCGCAAGACCTGCCCGTGATATCTTGCGATTCCTCATTGAGCGTGATCCGTCCGGTGCCGGACCCTTCGGTCCGGATTCAGGTGGGGGCCAACCGACCTGA
- a CDS encoding sodium-dependent transporter — MAAAAHAHWSSRFGFLMAAIGSSVGLGNFWRFPYTAGENGGAAFILIYLACILLIGFPILMAELSVGRYGQKSAIGSVEKVAMDNGSSRLWAVTGLVGLIGGILVLCFYSVVAGWVAAYIFKMFAGDFAGQAPEVVEAAFGTFSADSYNVLGWHTAFMVLTVLVVAQGVTGGIERAASILMPIFFVMLLGMVVYAGIAGDMGAAIGYLFAVDFSEVNGQTFLEAVGQAFFSIGLGSAIMITYGSYLDKNANIGQSAGIISAADSGVALIAGLAIFPFVFAFSIEPTAGPGLFFQALPAAFAQMPGGNIVGGAFFILALIAALTSSISLLQAVVAWIEENSSFHKSTIAWTFGGFIWLVGAGVAFSFPFFDLLDFLSSSIALPLAGLLMAIFMGWVVDRKIAHAQLSHASPLLFGFFRFVLRFFAPIALTLILVLGLDSKFGWGLSVMLFGS, encoded by the coding sequence ATGGCCGCAGCGGCTCATGCACACTGGTCGTCACGTTTTGGATTCCTGATGGCGGCCATTGGCTCGTCTGTCGGGCTGGGAAATTTCTGGCGGTTTCCGTATACGGCCGGGGAAAATGGTGGCGCGGCCTTCATCCTTATCTATCTCGCCTGCATCCTGTTGATCGGTTTTCCCATCCTGATGGCGGAATTGTCGGTGGGCCGCTACGGTCAGAAAAGCGCCATCGGCTCTGTCGAGAAAGTGGCCATGGACAATGGCTCCTCTCGGCTCTGGGCCGTGACGGGTCTGGTTGGCCTGATCGGCGGCATTCTGGTGCTTTGCTTCTATTCGGTCGTGGCCGGCTGGGTTGCGGCTTACATATTCAAGATGTTCGCGGGTGACTTTGCCGGGCAGGCCCCGGAAGTCGTCGAGGCGGCCTTCGGAACCTTTTCTGCCGACAGTTATAATGTGCTCGGTTGGCATACCGCCTTCATGGTGCTGACCGTTCTAGTCGTCGCACAGGGCGTGACCGGCGGGATTGAACGCGCCGCATCCATCCTCATGCCGATCTTCTTTGTCATGTTGCTGGGCATGGTGGTCTACGCCGGCATCGCGGGCGATATGGGCGCCGCGATTGGCTACCTCTTCGCCGTTGATTTCTCCGAAGTGAATGGCCAGACTTTCCTTGAAGCGGTCGGTCAGGCCTTTTTCTCCATCGGCCTGGGCTCGGCCATCATGATCACCTACGGCTCCTATCTCGACAAGAACGCCAATATTGGTCAGTCAGCCGGCATTATTTCCGCCGCGGATTCCGGCGTTGCGTTGATTGCCGGTCTGGCGATCTTCCCCTTCGTTTTTGCCTTTTCGATCGAGCCGACAGCCGGTCCGGGTCTCTTCTTCCAGGCGCTTCCGGCGGCCTTCGCCCAGATGCCGGGCGGAAATATTGTCGGCGGAGCCTTCTTCATCCTCGCCCTGATCGCAGCGCTGACATCGTCGATTTCGCTTTTGCAGGCCGTGGTCGCCTGGATCGAAGAAAATTCCAGCTTCCACAAAAGTACGATCGCCTGGACATTTGGCGGCTTTATCTGGCTGGTCGGCGCAGGCGTGGCCTTCTCCTTCCCATTCTTTGATCTGCTCGACTTCCTGTCGAGCTCCATCGCCCTGCCGCTCGCCGGCTTGTTGATGGCGATCTTTATGGGCTGGGTTGTGGACAGGAAAATCGCGCACGCTCAATTGTCGCATGCATCACCGCTGCTTTTCGGATTCTTCCGTTTCGTTCTGCGGTTCTTTGCCCCCATTGCCCTGACCCTTATTCTCGTTCTGGGTCTGGACTCCAAGTTCGGATGGGGTCTGTCAGTGATGCTGTTCGGCAGCTAA
- the miaA gene encoding tRNA (adenosine(37)-N6)-dimethylallyltransferase MiaA, which yields MIANTDPVILLAGPTASGKTALSVELAGALNGEIINADSMQVYRDLRILSARPAADEQGGIPHHLFGVLDASERASVGWWADAAMACIAGIRSRGKRPILVGGTGLYFSALVKGLAAMPEISARTRQSVEEIAAQGLDALREQAMACDPVATSRIKPADRQRMMRVVEIGLETGRAISEYQADTHPLLAQGDWAGLVIEPDRAALYARIEQRFDRMLEQGAMEEIATLAERALDPVLPAMKALGVPPLLAVHAGRLDLADAVHQAKQDSRRYAKRQLTWLRNQMPDWQRVPCPDGKISLADVISQLDRSDG from the coding sequence GTGATCGCGAACACAGATCCCGTCATATTGCTGGCCGGACCGACCGCGTCGGGGAAAACAGCGCTGTCGGTAGAGCTCGCCGGGGCTTTGAATGGCGAGATCATCAACGCCGATTCCATGCAGGTCTATCGCGATCTGCGCATTCTTTCGGCCCGGCCGGCAGCAGACGAGCAGGGCGGGATTCCTCACCATCTCTTTGGAGTGCTGGACGCGTCCGAACGGGCATCGGTTGGCTGGTGGGCCGACGCGGCCATGGCCTGCATTGCCGGTATAAGGTCACGGGGCAAGCGGCCCATTCTCGTCGGCGGCACCGGGCTCTATTTCAGTGCGCTGGTCAAGGGGTTGGCCGCCATGCCGGAGATATCGGCGCGCACCCGCCAATCGGTCGAGGAGATCGCCGCCCAGGGGCTGGACGCCTTGCGTGAGCAGGCGATGGCCTGCGATCCGGTTGCCACGTCGCGCATCAAGCCGGCCGATCGGCAACGCATGATGCGGGTCGTCGAAATCGGGCTGGAGACCGGCAGGGCGATCTCTGAATATCAGGCCGATACGCATCCGCTGTTGGCACAAGGCGATTGGGCCGGACTCGTCATTGAGCCGGACCGCGCCGCGCTTTACGCCCGCATCGAGCAGCGGTTTGACCGGATGCTGGAGCAGGGCGCAATGGAGGAAATTGCAACGCTGGCCGAACGCGCGCTCGATCCGGTCCTGCCCGCGATGAAGGCCCTGGGTGTGCCGCCTCTTCTGGCCGTGCATGCGGGTCGCCTCGATCTCGCCGACGCGGTGCATCAGGCCAAGCAGGACTCGCGCCGATATGCCAAGCGGCAGCTCACATGGCTCCGCAACCAGATGCCGGATTGGCAGCGTGTGCCTTGCCCGGATGGAAAGATTTCTCTCGCAGACGTGATTTCACAGCTGGATCGTTCAGACGGATAG
- a CDS encoding TVP38/TMEM64 family protein translates to MNRFLHFILNMDARAQRAVMVSFALLTSVGMVFVFGRLFLDASTDNLGEVFEAAASQWYALPLTILIYIIMSLFGAPQFVLMAATMLAFGPIYGFAYAWIATACSASVNFWMGRSFGAGLLERFGGEWMNRAAEFVGRNGLIASALVRIVPSGPFIVVNMAFGASKTPYWAFILGAMLGTAPKILVVGLTGQSLLTALSGENLLYAAILMVVALAVWLVIMLAARRRLPVPEETDEET, encoded by the coding sequence ATGAACCGTTTTCTGCATTTCATTCTGAATATGGACGCCCGGGCTCAGCGGGCGGTCATGGTGTCCTTTGCCTTGCTGACCTCCGTCGGCATGGTCTTTGTGTTTGGCCGGCTATTTCTGGATGCCAGCACCGACAATCTTGGTGAAGTCTTCGAGGCCGCCGCCAGTCAATGGTATGCCCTGCCGCTAACGATTCTGATCTACATCATCATGTCGCTGTTCGGCGCACCGCAATTTGTGCTGATGGCGGCGACGATGCTGGCTTTTGGCCCGATCTACGGCTTCGCCTATGCGTGGATCGCAACGGCGTGTTCGGCCTCGGTGAATTTCTGGATGGGGCGCAGTTTCGGGGCCGGGCTTCTGGAACGCTTCGGTGGCGAATGGATGAACCGTGCGGCAGAATTTGTCGGCCGGAACGGGCTGATCGCCAGCGCTCTGGTGCGCATTGTGCCATCGGGTCCCTTCATCGTGGTCAACATGGCATTCGGGGCATCGAAAACGCCGTATTGGGCCTTTATTCTCGGCGCAATGCTGGGCACCGCGCCCAAGATTCTGGTCGTCGGCCTGACCGGGCAGAGTCTGCTGACGGCCTTGTCGGGAGAAAACCTGCTTTACGCGGCGATTTTGATGGTCGTCGCGCTGGCCGTCTGGCTCGTCATCATGCTCGCAGCCCGCCGCCGCCTGCCGGTTCCGGAAGAAACCGACGAAGAGACTTGA
- the pip gene encoding prolyl aminopeptidase — MQKNASRRALFPPVEPYRHFRLDVSGGHSLYVEECGRGDGLPVIALHGGPGGGASPMMRRFFDPNKYRIILFDQRGCGRSTPHASLENNTTWDLVKDIEAIREELGIEKWVVFGGSWGSTLSLAYAQTHPERALALVLRGVFLCSQAELDWFYRDGANRIFPDAWNDLVSRLDETERQDVLAAYHARLMQDDVTARLDDAVAWADWENSLISFASPEPSSRSNPARADAISRIETHYFVNKGFFDRDNQLLENMNRIRHIPGYIAQGRYDVVTPPTAAWDIAKAWNGNAVLEFVSDAGHSAGEPGTVDALVRATDEIAQRLG; from the coding sequence TTGCAAAAAAACGCTTCCCGCCGCGCCCTGTTCCCGCCCGTCGAACCCTATCGCCATTTCCGCCTCGATGTGTCCGGAGGGCACAGTCTCTATGTCGAGGAATGCGGGCGGGGAGATGGCCTGCCGGTGATTGCCTTGCACGGCGGGCCCGGTGGCGGCGCAAGCCCGATGATGCGCCGGTTTTTTGACCCCAACAAATACCGGATCATCCTGTTTGACCAACGCGGATGCGGGCGATCCACACCGCACGCGTCGCTGGAGAACAATACGACATGGGACCTTGTGAAAGACATTGAAGCCATTCGTGAAGAGCTGGGAATCGAAAAATGGGTGGTTTTTGGCGGGTCATGGGGCTCCACCCTGTCGCTGGCCTATGCACAAACCCATCCCGAGCGGGCTCTGGCTCTGGTGCTGCGCGGCGTCTTTCTCTGTTCACAGGCCGAGCTCGACTGGTTCTATCGCGATGGCGCGAACCGGATTTTCCCTGACGCCTGGAATGATCTTGTCTCACGTCTTGATGAAACAGAGAGACAGGATGTTCTGGCCGCCTATCACGCCCGGCTGATGCAGGACGATGTCACAGCGCGGCTGGATGACGCCGTAGCCTGGGCTGACTGGGAAAATTCCCTGATTTCCTTTGCGTCTCCGGAACCCTCATCACGCAGCAATCCGGCCCGCGCCGACGCCATCTCGCGGATCGAAACCCACTATTTCGTCAATAAGGGCTTCTTCGACCGCGACAACCAGTTGCTGGAAAACATGAATCGCATCCGGCACATCCCCGGCTATATCGCTCAAGGGCGCTATGACGTCGTCACGCCGCCGACAGCCGCGTGGGACATCGCCAAGGCCTGGAATGGAAATGCCGTGCTGGAGTTTGTCTCCGATGCCGGACATTCAGCCGGTGAGCCGGGCACGGTGGACGCGCTGGTGCGCGCCACCGATGAAATTGCCCAACGCTTGGGTTAG
- the mreC gene encoding rod shape-determining protein MreC, translated as MAIGGSSRRNDESGIRFSRTFTVALFLVSIVLIAFDRPQARSPALASLRAGIMDLSAPLLDLAAAPVRGISNIGPYWRNQARLAEENAELRQRLNETRYWRDLALQLRDQREVYEQALNVESPATQNRIGAWTLGDPDGPFVQSRLIGAGTRQGVDPGDPVLNVYGLIGRVVETGRVSSRVLLLTDLNSRIPVMADRSNARAVMVGDNSEYPRLDFLTRNADLEDGDRIVTSGDDGIMPRGLPVGQAQRDRQGRWRIRLYSDQAPVDFVWVFPFEPISAPETGADGSDEQLLTDEAAGDTGPEQPATDGAETSAGGEP; from the coding sequence TTGGCGATCGGCGGATCTTCCAGGCGCAATGATGAAAGCGGAATCCGCTTTTCGCGTACCTTTACGGTCGCGCTCTTTCTCGTATCCATTGTTCTGATTGCGTTCGACCGGCCGCAGGCGCGGTCTCCCGCGCTGGCGAGTTTGCGTGCCGGGATCATGGATCTGTCAGCCCCCTTGCTCGATCTGGCGGCAGCGCCGGTGCGGGGCATCAGCAACATCGGGCCCTATTGGCGCAATCAGGCCCGTCTTGCCGAAGAAAATGCCGAGCTTCGACAGCGTTTGAACGAGACCCGTTACTGGCGTGACCTGGCCTTGCAGCTGAGGGATCAGCGCGAAGTTTACGAGCAAGCACTGAACGTCGAATCGCCGGCCACGCAAAACCGCATCGGCGCCTGGACGCTGGGTGACCCGGACGGTCCGTTCGTACAATCGCGTCTGATCGGGGCCGGAACGCGGCAGGGCGTCGATCCCGGCGACCCGGTTCTGAATGTCTACGGGTTGATCGGGCGAGTGGTAGAAACGGGGCGCGTCTCTTCGCGGGTTTTGCTACTGACCGATTTGAACAGCCGCATCCCGGTGATGGCCGACCGGTCCAATGCACGCGCCGTTATGGTGGGCGATAATTCCGAATATCCGAGGCTCGATTTTCTCACCCGTAATGCCGATCTGGAAGATGGCGACCGCATCGTGACATCCGGGGATGATGGCATCATGCCGCGGGGTCTGCCCGTCGGTCAGGCTCAGCGGGATCGTCAGGGCCGCTGGCGGATTCGTCTCTATTCGGATCAGGCGCCGGTGGATTTTGTCTGGGTCTTCCCCTTCGAGCCGATTTCGGCACCTGAAACCGGGGCGGACGGCAGCGACGAACAGCTTCTGACCGATGAAGCCGCTGGCGATACGGGCCCGGAACAGCCCGCTACAGACGGCGCGGAGACCTCTGCCGGAGGTGAGCCATGA
- the rodA gene encoding rod shape-determining protein RodA gives MAVFRETVPRTFQEKLFELNWSIVLLLLLLGAVGVGMLYSAAEGAWDPWASRHLIRFAMGISIMLIIALFPPRFWMGMAYPIYLGALTLLVGVEFFGDTVNGAQRWLDIGPVRMQPSEIMKLAVVLALARFYHDLPPEKVNSAFGLLMPAFLIGAPAALILHQPDLGTAVLVVVSGAALVFLAGLSWRIIIGGAIAAAFAIPAFLRFGLEDYQRRRIFTFLNPENDPLGAGYHILQSKIALGSGGLTGRGFIEGTQTQLNFLPEKQTDFIFTILGEEFGLIGGLAVIGIYALVLANALAIAASCKSTFLRLMVMGIATTFALYVFINIGMVTGMLPVVGVPLPLVSYGGTVMLAVLFGFGLILGAHIHRNAEPPRGAGLFG, from the coding sequence ATGGCTGTCTTCAGAGAAACCGTACCCCGCACCTTTCAGGAAAAGCTGTTTGAGCTGAACTGGAGCATTGTCTTGCTCCTGTTGCTGCTCGGAGCCGTTGGCGTGGGCATGCTTTACTCCGCGGCCGAAGGCGCATGGGATCCATGGGCCAGCCGGCATCTGATCCGTTTTGCAATGGGCATCTCCATCATGCTCATTATCGCGCTCTTCCCGCCGCGATTCTGGATGGGCATGGCCTATCCCATTTATCTGGGGGCATTGACCTTGCTGGTCGGCGTCGAGTTTTTTGGCGATACGGTGAACGGGGCCCAGCGCTGGCTGGATATTGGCCCGGTGCGCATGCAGCCCTCCGAAATCATGAAGCTGGCCGTCGTACTGGCTTTGGCGCGCTTTTATCACGACCTGCCGCCGGAAAAGGTCAATTCCGCTTTCGGATTGTTGATGCCGGCTTTCCTGATCGGTGCTCCCGCCGCCCTGATCCTGCACCAGCCTGATCTCGGCACGGCGGTGCTGGTCGTGGTGTCAGGTGCCGCTCTGGTATTTCTGGCGGGGCTCAGCTGGCGCATCATTATCGGCGGCGCGATAGCGGCGGCTTTCGCGATTCCGGCCTTCCTGCGCTTCGGGCTGGAGGATTATCAGCGTCGGCGCATCTTCACCTTCCTCAATCCGGAAAATGATCCGCTGGGAGCAGGTTATCATATTCTCCAGTCCAAGATTGCTTTGGGCTCTGGAGGGCTGACGGGGCGCGGCTTTATCGAGGGCACACAGACCCAGCTCAACTTTCTGCCGGAGAAGCAGACCGACTTCATCTTCACGATTCTCGGCGAGGAGTTCGGCCTGATTGGCGGCCTGGCCGTGATCGGGATTTATGCGCTGGTTCTCGCCAATGCGCTGGCGATTGCGGCCTCCTGCAAGTCAACTTTCCTGCGCCTGATGGTGATGGGCATTGCTACCACCTTCGCTCTCTATGTCTTCATCAACATCGGCATGGTCACCGGCATGTTGCCCGTGGTCGGGGTGCCGTTGCCGCTCGTCTCCTATGGCGGGACGGTGATGCTCGCCGTGCTCTTCGGATTCGGCCTGATCCTCGGCGCGCACATTCACCGCAATGCCGAACCGCCGCGCGGCGCGGGCCTCTTCGGATAA